One window of the Sciurus carolinensis chromosome 8, mSciCar1.2, whole genome shotgun sequence genome contains the following:
- the LOC124990589 gene encoding serine/arginine repetitive matrix protein 3-like — translation MRMNATDKTHSCLPPFHVTSSDSLKHKHPRVRCTFKTLYRTLINLRPGQAGTSAESEPRGDRLERPVHAPPAAGALPRSSEACAGTTGALPGAGRRHTTRHVTRSSAGLVCVLVFQIRTRRRGDEELGAGQSRCQRCAGGRRALGAGRRGERYSTSGKQGLQRGKGALHSGKPASALKHRGAGSSPRGCWGMRDARARRRIRGRAPAGRGGAGRGDRATGRAPRGRPSRRQAPASIRAPGGAPCPLPRLRAPPMERRYRSLGARLRRLARGPLPGATSRPRFFAFLAPRSPLRPASAEAVTALPPACQAKRLPRSPPRADPRAPRPRPSFLRPACRRAPQGKRAPAAASPAPSKPDLQHRWPCSRRAEAALAGDRHGGSACRCPTRARSRWRSGPKPDRQAPGSSPDAVRRPRWKVPLGKRCDM, via the coding sequence ATGAGAATGAACGCCACTGATAAAACTCATTCATGCCTTCCTCCCTTCCATGTGACGTCATCTGACAGTTTAAAACACAAGCACCCTCGTGTGCGTTGCACCTTTAAGACACTTTACAGAACACTCATCAACCTGCGGCCGGGCCAGGCCGGCACCTCCGCTGAATCAGAACCGCGCGGGGACCGGCTGGAGCGGCCCGTGCACGCCCCGCCCGCCGCGGGCGCGCTCCCGCGGTCCTCGGAGGCCTGCGCAGGCACGACAGGCGCGCTCCCGGGGGCCGGGCGGAGGCACACGACCCGGCACGTCACTCGGTCTTCGGCAGGACTCGTGTGTGTGCTCGTGTTTCAGATACGGACACGGAGACGCGGGGATGAAGAGCTGGGGGCCGGGCAGAGCCGCTGCCAGCGCTGCGCTGGGGGCCGGAGGGCGCTGGGGGCGGGAAGGCGCGGGGAGCGGTACAGTACCAGTGGGAAGCAGGGGCTCCAGCGGGGTAAAGGCGCGCTCCATAGCGGAAAACCGGCCTCTGCGTTAAAACACAGGGGCGCAGGTTCGAGTCCCCGAGGCTGCTGGGGCATGCGAGACGCCCGCGCTCGGCGGCGCATCCGCGGACGCGcgccggcggggcggggcggggcggggaggggagaCCGCGCGACGGGGCGCGCTCCTCGGGGTCGTCCCTCCCGCCGCCAGGCGCCCGCCTCCATCCGGGCACCGGGTGGCGCCCCCTGCCCGCTGCCCCGCCTCCGAGCGCCGCCGATGGAGCGCCGCTATCGATCGCTCGGCGCGCGGCTGAGGCGCCTGGCGCGCGGCCCTCTTCCGGGAGCGACGAGCCGCCCGCGCTTCTTCGCCTTCCTCGCTCCGCGCAGCCCTCTCCGCCCGGCCTCGGCAGAAGCTGTCACTGCCCTTCCACCCGCCTGCCAAGCAAAGCGGCTGCCCCGGTCTCCTCCGCGGGCCGACCCTCGGGCGCCGCGTCCGCGCCCTTCCTTCCTGCGCCCGGCGTGTCGCCGGGCCCCCCAAGGGAAGCGCGCTCCCGCGGCTGCCTCGCCCGCTCCCAGCAAGCCTGACCTCCAGCACCGCTGGCCTTGCAGCCGCAGAGCGGAGGCCGCGCTGGCCGGAGACCGTCACGGCGGAAGCGCGTGCAGGTGTCCAACCCGTGCACGGAGTCGTTGGAGAAGTGGCCCGAAGCCGGACCGCCAGGCACCCGGGTCCTCTCCTGACGCGGTCAGAAGGCCACGTTGGAAGGTGCCGTTAGGGAAGAGATGTGACATGTGA